The following are from one region of the Syngnathus acus chromosome 10, fSynAcu1.2, whole genome shotgun sequence genome:
- the chd3 gene encoding chromodomain-helicase-DNA-binding protein 3 isoform X1: MSYPPRAFEEDESTALHSEGGDFDEEEDGGGGGDDGSGDLLDARSDINSPAALRQTAASPEEEADTSDREVPCRKKGRPKRKKDGKKKGKEGNGARLEKEGDGAKKLDSHVERDSPPDQDSGDRSDSGASGSGEKRRRKRRRKKHQEKKEKKSKRKKSNDEDRGSAQEETARPAEQKTSARLAEEWGLEDVDHAFSEEDYRQLTNYKAFSQFMRPMIAKKNPKIPMSKMMTVLGAKWREFSFNNPFKGNAAVAAVAAAAAAAEQVSTAAAAVSPPLPPPVRKAKTKEGKGPGYKKRSKSPRVPDRKKTKAKKMAPVGLKLSPACAKRKRSCSSDEPDEEESERQHVHGSDGSGRLKKSKRGRPAKKKKKSEEDADGYETDHQDYCEVCQQGGEIILCDTCPRAYHLVCLEPELEKAPEGRWSCPHCEKEGIQWEAKYEDFEDAEEDVEEKSTSGAGAEDHHHHHQHDEHMEFCRVCKDGGELLCCDTCTSSYHVRCLNPPLPDIPNGQWLCPRCTCPPVKGRVQKILHWRWGEPPPAVPAAPDAAHDQPLLAKGRAEREFLVKLVGRSYWHCAWITELQLEIFHSVMYRNYQRKTDMDEPPALDYGGEDESGAANGDKRRSKDPEYAVMEDKFYKYGIKPEWLLIHRIINHSLDKKGAYHYLVKWRDLTYDQCTWEQDATDIPDFAVYKANYWRHRDAVTERDPQRPRRMRSKSQEGPDPPSPAWPVTDPTIKYEEQPDFVTSTGGTLHLYQMEGLNWLRFSWAQGTDTILADEMGLGKTIQTIVFLYSLFKEGHTKGPFLVSAPLSTIINWEREFEMWAPDFYVVTYTGDKDSRAIIRENEFSFDDSLMMKGGGKKAFKMKRETPIKFHVLLTSYELVTIDQTALKSIDWACLVVDEAHRLKNNQSKFFRRLNDYKIDHKLLLTGTPLQNNLEELFHLLNFLTPNRFNNLEGFLEEFADISKEDQIKKLHDLLGPHMLRRLKADVFKNMPAKTELIVRVELSPMQKKYYKLILTKNFEALNSKGGGNQVSLLNVMMDLKKCCNHPYLFPVASMEAQKTASGAYEGSALAKASGKLTLLQKMLRKLKEQGHRVLVFSQMTKMLDLLEDFLDYEGYKYERIDGGITGALRQEAIDRFNAPGACQFCFLLSTRAGGLGINLATADTVVIFDSDWNPHNDIQAFSRAHRIGQANKVMIYRFVTRGSVEERITQVAKRKMMLTHLVVRPGLGSKAGSMTKQELDDILKFGTEELFKDKGEGMKSSSGDKVEDEGNVIHYDSVAIERLLDRSQDATDDPDVHNMNEYLSSFKVARYMVREEDKMDEMEREIIKQEENVDPDYWEKLLRHHYEQQQEDLASKLGKGKRNRKPVNYNDAAQEDQEWHADISDNQSEYSVGSEEEDEDFDDRPEGRRQSRRQLRNEKDKPLPPLLARVGGNLEVLGFNTRQRKAFVNAVMRWGMPSQDAFSSQWLVRDLRGKSEKEFKAYVSLFMRHLCEPVADGAETFADGVPREGLSRQPVLTRIGVMSLVKKKIQEFEHINGRWSLPELKPDVRPDRPPSRASSPGGAETATPDASYGNTPCASKPATPVPTDKDDGGGGGEKDQDEGEELCAVQSVGPPSPKTEDKRSCTEEKEEEENEQASGALPQERNWPDKSVSTTEHDGKVQGGKTDGQKVDEERQKDTAKPEAAQEPAQTKKEEMQSEKDPAAAAAAAGKEVREVKAELAKLPAERPRFMFNIADGGFTELHTLWQNEERAAISSGKMSDIWHRRHDFWLLAGIVVHGYARWQDIQNDPPFAVVNEPFKSQANKGNFLEMKNKFLARRFKLLEQALVIEEQLRRAAYLNMTQEPSHPAMALNARFAEVECLAEAHQHLSEESLAGSKPAHAVLRKVLNQLEELLSDMKADVTRLPATLSRVAPIAARLQMSERSILSRLAGKGTETHAPGSSLSLPDPTPPLSTTAPPMLRGRRAGPTTVRCRPGPSYQKLLGGRPAPARARRPRSTMWCSASGWWTCGRTASRRGPSAWSCACPSPRCTASSSSIASVTRWRTCRATVAPKNPERPKPGLCQPPAGTVPCGIPKQRETTCMGGGGELLRED, from the exons ATGTCCTATCCACCGCGGGCCTTTGAGGAAGACGAGAGCACGGCGCTTCATTCCGAGGGAGGAGATTTTGACGAAGAAgaagacggcggcggcggcggcgacgacgGCAGCGGAGACTTATTAGACGCGAGAAGCGACATCAACTCGCCGGCGGCGCTTCGGCAAACTGCAGCCAGCCCAG AGGAAGAAGCGGACACGTCTGACAGGGAGGTCCCGTGTCGAAAGAAAGGACGTCCAAAGAGAAAGAAGGATGGCAAGAAGAAGGGGAAAGAGGGCAACGGCGCCAGGCTGGAAAAAGAGGGCGACGGCGCCAAGAAGCTC GACAGCCATGTAGAGCGGGACTCGCCGCCGGACCAGGACTCGGGCGACCGCTCGGACAGCGGCGCCAGCGGCTCTGGcgagaaaaggaggaggaagaggaggaggaagaagcaccaagaaaagaaggagaagaaaagcaagaggaagaaaagcaaTGACGAGGACCGAGGCAGCGCTCAAGAGGAGACCGCCCGG CCCGCCGAGCAGAAGACCTCCGCCCGGCTGGCCGAGGAGTGGGGCCTGGAGGACGTGGATCACGCCTTCAGCGAGGAGGACTACAGGCAGCTCACCAACTACAAGGCCTTCAGTCAGTTTATGAG GCCCATGATCGCCAAGAAGAACCCCAAGATTCCCATGTCCAAGATGATGACTGTCCTGGGGGCCAAATGGCGGGAGTTCAGTTTCAACAACCCCTTCAAAGGCAACGCCGCCGTGGCCGCCGTGGCCGCCGCAGCAGCCGCCGCCGAGCAGGtctccaccgccgccgccgccgtctcgCCGCCACTGCCACCGCCTGTCCGCAAGGCTAAGACCAAAGAAGGCAAAG GGCCGGGCTACAAGAAGCGCAGCAAAAGTCCTCGAGTCCCCGACAGGAAAAAAACTAAGGCCAAAAAGATGGCGCCCGTTGGGCTCAAACTTTCGCCGGCGTGTgccaagaggaagaggagctgcTCG AGCGACGAGCCGGACGAAGAAGAGTCGGAGCGCCAACACGTCCACGGCTCGGACGGCTCCGGACGCCTGAAAAAGAGCAAGCGCGGGCGGCcggccaagaagaagaagaaaa GTGAGGAAGACGCCGACGGTTACGAGACGGACCACCAGGACTACTGCGAGGTGTGCCAGCAAGGCGGCGAGATCATCCTGTGCGACACCTGCCCGCGAGCCTACCACCTGGTGTGCTTAGAGCCCGAGCTGGAGAAGGCTCCCGAGGGCAGGTGGAGCTGCCCTCACTGC GAAAAAGAAGGCATCCAGTGGGAGGCCAAATACGAAGACTTTGAGGACGCGGAGGAGGACGTGGAGGAGAAGAGCACGTCGGGGGCGGGGGCGGaggaccaccaccaccaccaccagcacgACGAGCACATGGAGTTCTGCCGGGTGTGTAAAGACGGAGGCGAGCTGCTGTGCTGCGACACCTGCACCTCCTCCTACCACGTCCGCTGCCTGAACCCGCCGCTGCCCGACATCCCCAACGGACAGTGGTTGTGTCCGCGATGCACG TGCCCACCCGTCAAAGGACGCGTGCAAAAGATCCTCCACTGGCGGTGGGGGGAGCCCCCGCCTGCGGTCCCCGCGGCGCCGGACGCAGCGCACGACCAGCCGCTACTGGCAAAGGGCCGAGCCGAGCGGGAGTTCTTGGTCAAGCTGGTCGGACGGTCCTACTGGCACTGCGCCTGGATCACTGAGCTGCAG TTGGAGATCTTCCACTCGGTGATGTACCGAAACTACCAGAGGAAGACGGACATGGACGAGCCGCCCGCTTTGGACTACGGCGGCGAGGACGAGAGCGGGGCGGCCAACGGCGACAAGCGGCGCTCCAAGGACCCCGAGTACGCCGTCATGGAAGACAAGTTCTACAAATACGGCATCAAGCCCGAGTGGCTGCTGATCCATCGCATCATCAACCACAG TCTGGACAAAAAGGGCGCGTACCACTACCTGGTCAAGTGGAGAGACCTGACCTACGACCAGTGCACCTGGGAGCAAGACGCCACGGACATCCCCGACTTTGCCGTCTACAAAGCCAACTACTGGAGACACAG GGACGCCGTCACCGAGCGAGACCCCCAGCGACCTCGCAGGATGAGGAGCAAGAGTCAAGAGGGCCCGGACCCGCCTTCGCCCGCTTGGCCCGTCACCGAC CCGACGATCAAATACGAGGAGCAGCCCGACTTTGTGACGTCGACGGGCGGCACGCTGCATCTCTACCAGATGGAGGGTCTGAACTGGCTTCGCTTTTCCTGGGCTCAGGGCACCGATACCATCCTGGCCGACGAGATGGGTCTGGGCAAGACCATCCAGACCATCGTCTTCCTCTATTCGCTCTTCAAAGAG GGTCACACCAAGGGTCCGTTCCTGGTCAGCGCCCCGCTCTCCACCATCATCAATTGGGAGCGCGAGTTTGAGATGTGGGCGCCCGACTTCTACGTGGTCACCTACACGGGCGACAAGGACAGCCGAGCCATCATCCGGGAAAACGAGTTCTCCTTTGACGACTCGCTGATGATGAAAGGCGGCGGCAAGAAGGCCTTCAAGATGAAG aGAGAGACGCCGATCAAGTtccacgtgctgctgacctcctACGAGCTAGTGACCATCGACCAGACGGCGCTCAAGTCCATCGACTGGGCCTGCCTGGTGGTGGACGAGGCTCACCGTCTGAAAAATAATCAGTCCAAG TTTTTCCGGCGCCTGAACGACTACAAGATTGACCACAAGCTGCTGCTGACGGGAACGCCGCTCCAGAACAACCTGGAGGAGCTTTTCCACCTGCTCAATTTCCTCACACCCAACCGCTTCAA CAACCTGGAAGGCTTCCTGGAGGAGTTTGCCGACATCTCCAAGGAGGACCAGATCAAGAAACTGCACGACCTGCTGGGGCCTCACATGCTGCGGCGGCTCAAGGCCGACGTCTTCAAGAACATGCCCGCCAAGACCGAGCTGATTGTGCGAGTGGAGCTCAGCCCCATGCAGAA AAAGTACTACAAGCTGATTCTAACCAAGAACTTTGAGGCTCTGAACTCAAAAGGCGGAGGGAACCAGGTCTCCCTGCTCAACGTCATGATGGACCTGAAGAAGTGCTGCAACCATCCCTACCTCTTCCCCGTGGCCTCCATG GAGGCCCAGAAAACGGCCAGCGGCGCTTACGAGGGCTCGGCGCTCGCCAAGGCTTCCGGGAAACTGACGCTGTTGCAGAAGATGCTGCGCAAGCTGAAGGAGCAGGGACACCGAGTGCTGGTCTTCTCGCAG ATGACCAAAATGCTGGACTTGCTGGAGGACTTCCTGGATTACGAAGGCTACAAGTACGAGAGGATCGACGGCGGCATCACCGGGGCGCTCAGGCAGGAAGCCATTGACCGCTTCAATG CTCCCGGCGCTTGTCAGTTTTGCTTCCTGCTCTCCACCCGAGCCGGAGGCCTGGGCATCAACTTGGCCACGGCCGACACCGTCGTCATCTTTGACTCGGACTGGAACCCCCACAATGACATTCAg GCCTTCAGTCGGGCTCACCGCATCGGGCAGGCCAACAAGGTGATGATCTACCGCTTTGTGACGCGAGGCAGCGTGGAGGAGCGCATCACGCAGGTGGCCAAGAGGAAGATGATGCTGACCCATCTGGTGGTCCGGCCCGGCCTGGGCTCCAAAGCCGGCTCCATGACCAAGCAGGAACTGGACGACATCCTCAAGTTTGGAACCGAGGAGCTCTTCAAAGACAAGGGAGAAG GTATGAAGAGCTCGTCGGGGGATAAAGTTGAAGACGAGGGCAACGTGATCCACTACGACAGCGTTGCCATCGAGAGGCTGCTGGACCGAAGCCAGGACGCCACCGACGACCCGGACGTCCACAACATGAACGAGTACCTGAGCTCCTTCAAAGTGGCCCGCTACATGGTCCGAGAGGAGGACAAG ATGGACGAGATGGAGCGAGAGATCATCAAGCAGGAGGAGAACGTAGATCCGGACTACTGGGAGAAGCTGTTGCGCCACCACTacgagcagcagcaggaggaccTGGCCAGCAAACTGGGCAAAGGCAAGCGCAACCGCAAGCCCGTCAACTACAACGACGCCGCGCAGGAAGATCAGG AGTGGCACGCTGACATTTCCGACAACCAGTCCGAGTATTCCGTGGGCtccgaggaggaggacgaggactTTGACGACCGTCCCGAAG GCCGGAGACAATCCCGCCGCCAGTTGAGGAACGAGAAGGACAAACCGCTCCCTCCTCTTCTGGCCAGAGTGGGCGGCAACTTGGAG gTTCTGGGCTTCAACACACGCCAGCGGAAGGCTTTTGTCAACGCGGTGATGCGCTGGGGGATGCCGTCTCAGGACGCCTTCTCCTCTCAGTGGCTGGTCAGAGACCTCCGAGGCAAGAGCGAGAAGGAATTCAA GGCGTACGTGTCGCTCTTCATGCGTCATTTGTGCGAGCCGGTGGCCGACGGGGCCGAGACGTTCGCCGACGGCGTCCCCAGGGAAGGCCTGTCTCGACAGCCGGTCCTCACGCGCATCGGCGTCATGTCGCTCGTCAAGAAGAAG ATTCAGGAATTTGAGCACATCAACGGGCGCTGGAGTCTTCCGGAGCTCAAGCCCGACGTCAGACCGGACAGACCCCCCTCCAGGGCGTCGTCCCCCGGCGGCGCCGAAACAGCCACCCCCGACGCCAGCTACGGCAACACGCCGTGCGCCTCCAAGCCAG CGACGCCCGTGCCGACAGACAaggacgacggcggcggcggcggcgagaaGGACCAGGATGAAGGGGAAGAG CTTTGCGCAGTGCAAAGCGTGGGTCCCCCCAGTCCCAAAACAGAGGACAAGCGTTCATGTACGGAggagaaagaagaggaggagaacgaGCAAGCGAGCGGCGCCTTGCCGCAGGAGAGGAATTGGCCAGACAAGAGCGTTTCAACAACCGAGCATGACGGGAAGGTGCAAGGTGGCAAAACGg ATGGCCAAAAGGTGGATGAGGAGCGGCAAAAAGACACGGCCAAGCCGGAAGCGGCCCAGGAGCCCGCCCAAACCAAGAAAG AGGAGATGCAAAGCGAAAAGGatcctgccgccgccgccgctgctgctggcaAAGAAGTGCGAGAGGTGAAGGCGGAGCTGGCTAAGCTGCCTGCGGAGCGACCTCGCTTCATGTTTAACATTGCTGACGGCGGCTTTACTG AGTTGCACACTCTTTGGCAGAACGAAGAGCGGGCCGCTATCTCCTCGGGAAAGATGAGCGATATCTGGCACCGCCGCCACGATTTCTGGCTCCTGGCAGGAATCGTCGT CCACGGCTACGCTCGGTGGCAGGACATCCAAAACGATCCGCCGTTCGCCGTCGTCAACGAGCCCTTTAAGTCGCAGGCCAACAAAGGCAACTTCCTGGAAATGAAGAACAAGTTCCTGGCTCGCCGCTTCAAG CTGCTGGAGCAGGCGCTGGTCATCGAGGAGCAGCTGCGGCGGGCGGCCTACCTGAACATGACGCAGGAGCCCAGCCACCCGGCCATGGCGCTCAACGCGCGCTTCGCCGAGGTGGAGTGCCTGGCCGAGGCGCACCAGCACCTCAGCGAGGAGTCGCTGGCGGGCAGCAAGCCGGCCCACGCCGTCCTGCGCAAAG TGCTCAACCAGCTGGAGGAGCTGCTGAGCGACATGAAGGCCGACGTGACCCGGCTGCCGGCCACGCTGTCCCGAGTGGCGCCCATCGCCGCGCGCCTGCAAATGTCGGAGAGGAGCATCCTCAGCCGGCTGGCCGGCAAGGGCACGGAGACGCACGC CCCTGGCTCCAGCCTGTCCCTCCCGGACCCTACGCCACCCCTCAGCACTACGGCGCCCCCTATGCTCCGGGGCCGACGGGCGGGGCCAACTACAGTCAGATGCCGCCCGGGTCCTTCATATCAG AAGCTGCTTGGGGGCCGGCCGGCACCGGCGCGTGCCAGAAGACCAAGGAGCACGATGTGGTGCAGCGCCAGCGGGTGGTGGACCTGTGGAAGGACGGCAAGTCGGAGGGGGCCATCGGCCTGGAGCTGCGCATGCCCAAGTCCACGGTGCACAGCATCATCGTCAAGTATCGCCTCAGTAACACGGTGGAGAACCTGCCGCGCAACGGTCGCCCCAAAAAACCCTGAGCGCCCAAAGCCAGGACTGTGCCAGCCGCCGGCCGGGACTGTGCCTTGTGGAATACCCAAGCAGAGAGAGACGACTTGcatggggggagggggggaactACTCCGAGAAGACTGA